One part of the Hydra vulgaris chromosome 01, alternate assembly HydraT2T_AEP genome encodes these proteins:
- the LOC136075445 gene encoding uncharacterized protein LOC136075445 isoform X1 has protein sequence MVVMAESFLQHYEEKALLQAQYLTPPICVKSFKRYVDDIHSRFINEAESERFLDLLNNQHTNIKYTIEKESDSRAINFLDLTITNNKSGTYLFNIYRRDAITNVQIKPHSCHDPKIIYGVFKGFIQRAFALCSKEHINHELKFLTEMFTENGYNKKILQNIVKKIKNNKQNNQQNNNNNINKLEPNYISLPWVPKLSNQLKQIFKSVGYTPVFKSPKNLQQLITQKNKPRLPNNSYPGVYKLECSCGKLYVGETKLKVSTRICQHQKHTFEGKWKNSAVAGHSRNCHGAFGWNNNNTVKVEEDYFKRKVRESLEIQFHQCSPGEGGLNEDHGDYITSSFWKPYFSFLRRKNTLH, from the coding sequence ATGGTAGTAATGGCAGAGAGTTTTCTACAACATTATGAAGAAAAAGCGTTACTACAGGCACAATATCTTACACCACCAATATgtgtaaaatcatttaaaaggtATGTAGATGATATCCATTCCCGTTTTATAAATGAGGCAGAATCAGAACGTTTTCTCGACTTGTTAAATAATCAACACACAAATATCAAATATACAATTGAAAAAGAAAGTGATTCACGCGCAATAAATTTTCTCGATCTCACAATAACAAACAACAAATCCGGaacatatctttttaatatctatCGCAGAGATGCAATTACTAATGTGCAAATAAAGCCGCATTCTTGTCACgatccaaaaataatttatggtgtatttaaaGGTTTTATCCAAAGAGCTTTTGCATTATGCAGTAAAGAACACATAAACcatgaattaaagtttctaaCAGAAATGTTTACAGAAAAtggttataacaaaaaaatacttcaaaacattgtcaaaaaaataaaaaacaataagcaaaataatcaacaaaacaacaacaataacatcaatAAACTAGAACCAAATTATATTTCTCTACCATGGGTACCAAAATTAAGTAATCAATTAAAACAGATATTTAAAAGTGTAGGCTATACTCCAGTTTTTAAATCACCAAAAAACCTTCAACAattaataactcaaaaaaacaagCCTCGACTTCCCAACAACTCTTACCCAGGAGTCTACAAACTGGAGTGTTCGTGTGGAAAGCTCTATGTAGGTGAAACAAAACTCAAGGTTTCAACTCGCATTTGCCAACATCAAAAACATACTTTTGAGGGAAAATGGAAAAATTCGGCCGTAGCGGGGCATTCCAGAAATTGCCATGGTGCCTTTGGCTGGAATAATAACAACACTGTTAAAGTAGAGGAAGACTATTTTAAGAGAAAAGTGAGAGAGTCCTTGGAAATACAGTTTCACCAGTGTTCTCCGGGTGAAGGCGGTTTGAATGAAGACCACGGTGATTACATCACATCGTCGTTTTGGAaaccttatttttcttttttaagacgCAAGAACACATTgcattga